A window from Peromyscus eremicus chromosome 1, PerEre_H2_v1, whole genome shotgun sequence encodes these proteins:
- the LOC131910522 gene encoding olfactory receptor 52B6: protein MKCGTKKLNQKVPQGQALQKAMAFLPAHSEGAVNHSDTRTAGCLLTGIPGLEYLHVWLSIPFCTMYIAALIGNGILICVILSQPSLHEPMYIFLCMLASADVLLSTSTMPKTLANFWLGSSHISFDGCLTQMFFIHFLFVADSAVLLAMAFDRYVAICSPLRYTTILTRRVMGQIAAATLTRSFIIMFPSIFLLKRLHYCRINVIEHTFCEHMGIARLSCSDISINVWYGLAAALLSTGLDIILIAVSYVHILHAVFRLSSQEARSKALSTCGSHVCVILLFYIPALFSVFAYRFGGKHIPRYVHILLANLYVVIPPMLNPVIYGVRTKQILEGAKQMFANITKEFK from the coding sequence GCTCTGCAGAAAGCCATGGCTTTCTTACCTGCTCACAGTGAGGGTGCTGTGAACCATTCTGACACTCGCACAGCAGGCTGCCTCCTCACTGGCATCCCTGGGCTGGAGTACCTTCATGTGTGGCTGTCCATTCCCTTCTGTACTATGTACATAGCTGCCCTGATAGGCAACGGCATTCTAATTTGTGTCATCCTGTCCCAGCCAAGCCTTCACGAGCCCATGTACATATTCCTGTGCATGCTGGCTAGTGCCGATGTCCtgctgtctacctccaccatgcCCAAGACCCTGGCCAACTTCTGGCTAGGTTCTAGCCACATCTCCTTTGATGGCTGCCTCACTCAGATGTTCTTCATCCACTTCCTCTTCGTGGCTGACTCTGCTGTCCTGCTGGCCATGGCTTTTGACCGCTACGTGGCCATATGCTCTCCTCTGCGATACACCACAATCCTGACAAGGCGGGTCATGGGACAGATTGCTGCGGCTACCCTGACCCGCAGTTTCATAATCATGTTCCCATCCATCTTTCTCCTCAAGCGGTTGCATTACTGCCGGATCAATGTCATCGAACACACATTTTGTGAGCACATGGGTATCGCCCGTCTGTCCTGTTCTGACATTTCCATCAATGTCTGGTACGGGCTGGCAGCTGCTCTTCTCTCCACAGGCCTGGACATCATTCTCATTGCTGTTTCCTATGTCCACATCCTCCACGCTGTATTCCGCCTCTCTTCCCAAGAAGCCCGGTCCAAGGCCCTGAGTACTTGTGGATCCCATGTCTGTGTCATACTCCTGTTCTACATCCCtgccctcttctctgtctttgccTATAGGTTTGGTGGGAAACACATCCCACGTTATGTCCACATCCTGTTGGCCAACCTCTATGTGGTTATCCCACCTATGCTCAATCCTGTGATTTATGGAGTAAGAACGAAGCAGATACTGGAAGGAGCTAAGCAAATGTTTGCAAATATTAccaaagaatttaaataa